A single Gadus macrocephalus chromosome 22, ASM3116895v1 DNA region contains:
- the rftn1a gene encoding raftlin isoform X1 produces MCVCVCVCVCVCVCVCVCLSVSLCVCVCVCVCVFVSVYVCVCVCVCVCVCVCVCVCVCVCVCVSGTQLFALYNHTGELENSSRFYSLRVPLCIQKEAGLTTEVDAHWLDHMTQHFTSGARLIDGFFHLADDNDSGISSVDSVFIFQSPAEESTATSYDAIVVEQWTVVDGVVVRTDYIPLLQSLAPYGWRLMCVLPTPVVRTNSDGSLSTKQILFLQRPTLQRKRKDFKMLNLRGRSKARKSYSSETPEKERESASPVSESEVDELLGNTREEEEEEEEEEEEGGLMVEEEEREEERCQGAGTWGGEEAIMKEAELQTDSSPPLSEGGSVSDGNQEEECAEVDWASTAKQEKSVRWTDVCQRADSGLEEEMKDRIKPQLSERALFSGVC; encoded by the exons atgtgtgtgtgtgtgtgtgtgtgtgtgtgtgtgtgtgtgtgtgtgtgtgtgtgtctgtctgtgtctctgtgtgtatgtgtgtgcgtgtgtgtgtgtgtgtttgtgagtgtctatgtctgtgtgtgtgtgtgtgtgtgtgtgtgtgtgtgtgtgtgtgtgtgtgtgtgtgtgtgtgtgtgtgtgtgtgtctcagggacCCAGCTCTTTGCGCTGTACAACCACACGGGGGAGCTGGAGAACTCGTCCAGGTTCTACTCCCTCAGGGTGCCGCTCTGCATACAGAAGGAGGCGGGGCTAACCACCGAGGTCGACGCCCACTGGCTGGACCACATGACCCAGCACTTCACAAGCGGCGCTCGCCTCATCGACGGCTTCTTCCACCTCGCCGACGACAACG acaGCGGGATATCGTCCGTGGACAGTGTGTTCATCTTCCAGAGCCCCGCCGAGGAAAGCACGGCCACCTCCTACGACGCCATCGTGGTGGAACAGTGGACGGTGGTGGAT GGTGTCGTGGTGAGGACGGACTACATCCCCCTGCTCCAGTCCCTGGCTCCCTACGGTTGGaggctgatgtgtgtgttgccaaCACCTGTTGTCAGGACAAACAG CGACGGCAGTTTGTCAACCAAGCAGATCCTGTTCCTTCAGAGGCCCACGCTGCAGCGCAAGAGGAAAGACTTCAAG ATGCTGAACCTGCGAGGTCGCAGCAAGGCCAGGAAGAGCTACAGCAGCGAGACGCCCGAGAAGGAGCGGGAGAGCGCCTCCCCCGTCTCAGAGAGCGAGGTGGACGAGCTGCTGGGCAacaccagagaggaggaggaggaggaggaggaggaggaggaggaaggagggttaatggtggaggaagaggagcgggaggaggagaggtgccAGGGAGCAGGCACCTGGGGAGGTGAGGAGGCGATAATGAAGGAGGCGGAACTCCAAACAGATTCTTCGCCACCACTGTCAGAGGGAGGAAGCGTTTCCGACGGCAACCAGGAAGAGGAGTGCGCCGAGGTGGATTGGGCCTCGACGGCCAAGCAGGAGAAGAGTGTGAGATGGACGGACGTGTGTCAGAGGGCGGACAGTGGGCtcgaggaggagatgaaggataGGATCAAACCCCAGCTGAGCGAGAGAGCGCTCTTCTCTGGGGTTTGCTGA
- the rftn1a gene encoding cilia- and flagella-associated protein 251 isoform X2, whose translation MCVLPTPVVRTNSDGSLSTKQILFLQRPTLQRKRKDFKMLNLRGRSKARKSYSSETPEKERESASPVSESEVDELLGNTREEEEEEEEEEEEGGLMVEEEEREEERCQGAGTWGGEEAIMKEAELQTDSSPPLSEGGSVSDGNQEEECAEVDWASTAKQEKSVRWTDVCQRADSGLEEEMKDRIKPQLSERALFSGVC comes from the exons atgtgtgtgttgccaaCACCTGTTGTCAGGACAAACAG CGACGGCAGTTTGTCAACCAAGCAGATCCTGTTCCTTCAGAGGCCCACGCTGCAGCGCAAGAGGAAAGACTTCAAG ATGCTGAACCTGCGAGGTCGCAGCAAGGCCAGGAAGAGCTACAGCAGCGAGACGCCCGAGAAGGAGCGGGAGAGCGCCTCCCCCGTCTCAGAGAGCGAGGTGGACGAGCTGCTGGGCAacaccagagaggaggaggaggaggaggaggaggaggaggaggaaggagggttaatggtggaggaagaggagcgggaggaggagaggtgccAGGGAGCAGGCACCTGGGGAGGTGAGGAGGCGATAATGAAGGAGGCGGAACTCCAAACAGATTCTTCGCCACCACTGTCAGAGGGAGGAAGCGTTTCCGACGGCAACCAGGAAGAGGAGTGCGCCGAGGTGGATTGGGCCTCGACGGCCAAGCAGGAGAAGAGTGTGAGATGGACGGACGTGTGTCAGAGGGCGGACAGTGGGCtcgaggaggagatgaaggataGGATCAAACCCCAGCTGAGCGAGAGAGCGCTCTTCTCTGGGGTTTGCTGA
- the oxnad1 gene encoding oxidoreductase NAD-binding domain-containing protein 1 isoform X1, giving the protein MSVPSILRTAARNFLPPGRGSSRLRCRALSSCSNTRKMSSKRQMDHLEKTSKDYRQNAVYPAQVCGIIQESDTVKRLRISVHPDFTFKAGQWVDFFIPGVEKVGGFSMCSCPGLLQREGVIELAVKKALHPPAHWIHTACTVGAHVAMRVGGNFFFDPRPAHAPADLLLVAGGVGINPLYSILLHAAHLARQHHASGGRDYRMGSAHMLYSAKSVQELLFKNTILELSREFPGQFSCDLRVTEPSQDPARDQNILPVTRRGRITEADLRAHVDPQRTLCYLCGPPPMIEAISQSLIDLGLPKDRILFEKWW; this is encoded by the exons ATGAGCGTCCCGTCCATACTAAGAACAGCTGCTCGAAACTTCCTCCCGCCGGGGAGAGGCTCCAGCCGGCTCCGCTGCCGGGCATTGTCTTCCTGCAGCAACACAAG AAAAATGTCTTCCAAAAGACAAATGGACCATCTAGAAAAGACTTCTAAAGACTACAGGCAGAAT GCAGTTTATCCGGCTCAAGTGTGCGGCATCATCCAGGAGTCTGACACCGTGAAGCGCCTGAGAATCTCCGTCCATCCAGACTTCACCTTCAAGGCAGGGCAGTG gGTGGACTTCTTCATCCCCGGCGTGGAGAAGGTGGGGGGTTTCTCCATGTGCTCCTGCCCGGGCCTGCTCCAGAGGGAGGGGGTCATTGAGCTGGCGGTCAAAAAGGCCCTGCACCCCCCAGCCCACTGGATCCACACCGCG TGCACGGTGGGCGCCCACGTCGCCATGCGGGTGGGGGGGAACTTCTTCTTCGACCCGCGGCCCGCCCACGCCCCCGCCgacctgctgctggtggccgGGGGCGTGGGCATCAACCCGCTCTACTCCATCCTGCTGCACGCCGCCCACCTCGCGCGGCAGCACCACGCCTCCGGGGGGCGGGACTACCGCATGGGCTCCGCCCACATGCTCTACAGCGCCAAGAGTGTGCAGGAGCTGCTGTTCAAG aacacCATCTTGGAGCTGAGCCGAGAGTTCCCCGGCCAGTTCTCCTGTGACCTGCGCGTCACGGAGCCCTCCCAGGACCCCGCCCGGGACCAGAACATCCTGCCCGTCACCCGCC GTGGGAGGATCACGGAGGCAGACCTGCGGGCTCACGTGGACCCCCAGAGGACCCTGTGCTACCTCTGCGGACCCCCGCCAATGATCGAAGCCATCTCCCAGTCCCTCATAGACCTGGGCCTGCCCAAGGACCGGATCCTCTTTGAGAAGTGGTGGTAG
- the oxnad1 gene encoding oxidoreductase NAD-binding domain-containing protein 1 isoform X2, giving the protein MSSKRQMDHLEKTSKDYRQNAVYPAQVCGIIQESDTVKRLRISVHPDFTFKAGQWVDFFIPGVEKVGGFSMCSCPGLLQREGVIELAVKKALHPPAHWIHTACTVGAHVAMRVGGNFFFDPRPAHAPADLLLVAGGVGINPLYSILLHAAHLARQHHASGGRDYRMGSAHMLYSAKSVQELLFKNTILELSREFPGQFSCDLRVTEPSQDPARDQNILPVTRRGRITEADLRAHVDPQRTLCYLCGPPPMIEAISQSLIDLGLPKDRILFEKWW; this is encoded by the exons ATGTCTTCCAAAAGACAAATGGACCATCTAGAAAAGACTTCTAAAGACTACAGGCAGAAT GCAGTTTATCCGGCTCAAGTGTGCGGCATCATCCAGGAGTCTGACACCGTGAAGCGCCTGAGAATCTCCGTCCATCCAGACTTCACCTTCAAGGCAGGGCAGTG gGTGGACTTCTTCATCCCCGGCGTGGAGAAGGTGGGGGGTTTCTCCATGTGCTCCTGCCCGGGCCTGCTCCAGAGGGAGGGGGTCATTGAGCTGGCGGTCAAAAAGGCCCTGCACCCCCCAGCCCACTGGATCCACACCGCG TGCACGGTGGGCGCCCACGTCGCCATGCGGGTGGGGGGGAACTTCTTCTTCGACCCGCGGCCCGCCCACGCCCCCGCCgacctgctgctggtggccgGGGGCGTGGGCATCAACCCGCTCTACTCCATCCTGCTGCACGCCGCCCACCTCGCGCGGCAGCACCACGCCTCCGGGGGGCGGGACTACCGCATGGGCTCCGCCCACATGCTCTACAGCGCCAAGAGTGTGCAGGAGCTGCTGTTCAAG aacacCATCTTGGAGCTGAGCCGAGAGTTCCCCGGCCAGTTCTCCTGTGACCTGCGCGTCACGGAGCCCTCCCAGGACCCCGCCCGGGACCAGAACATCCTGCCCGTCACCCGCC GTGGGAGGATCACGGAGGCAGACCTGCGGGCTCACGTGGACCCCCAGAGGACCCTGTGCTACCTCTGCGGACCCCCGCCAATGATCGAAGCCATCTCCCAGTCCCTCATAGACCTGGGCCTGCCCAAGGACCGGATCCTCTTTGAGAAGTGGTGGTAG